A window of Reinekea marina contains these coding sequences:
- the rpsK gene encoding 30S ribosomal protein S11, with amino-acid sequence MAKPGTKARKKVKKQVADGIAHIHASFNNTIVTITDRQGNTLSWATAGGSGFRGSRKSTPYAAQIAAERAGVAAQEYGLKNLDVEVKGPGPGRESAVRALNAVGYRVSNITDVTPIPHNGCRPPKKRRV; translated from the coding sequence ATGGCAAAGCCAGGTACGAAGGCACGAAAGAAGGTGAAAAAGCAAGTAGCGGATGGCATTGCGCACATCCATGCTTCTTTTAATAACACCATCGTGACTATCACGGACCGCCAAGGCAATACCCTGAGTTGGGCAACTGCTGGTGGCTCCGGTTTCCGTGGATCACGTAAGAGCACTCCTTACGCTGCACAGATCGCCGCTGAGCGAGCTGGAGTAGCAGCACAGGAATATGGTCTTAAGAATTTAGACGTGGAAGTTAAAGGTCCAGGTCCAGGTCGTGAGTCTGCGGTACGAGCATTAAACGCGGTGGGTTATCGCGTCAGTAATATTACTGATGTAACACCGATTCCACATAACGGTTGTCGCCCGCCTAAAAAGCGTCGCGTTTAA
- the rpsM gene encoding 30S ribosomal protein S13 — translation MARIAGVNIPDNKHAVISLTYIFGIGRTRANDICKSVGVEPTTKVSSLDEAKLDEIRAAVGEFTVEGDLRRDIQMNIKRLMDLGCNRGIRHRRNLPVRGQNTKNNARTRKGPLKPIKR, via the coding sequence ATGGCCCGTATAGCAGGCGTCAATATACCTGACAATAAGCATGCGGTGATTTCCCTGACTTATATCTTTGGTATAGGCCGCACCCGTGCTAATGACATCTGTAAGTCTGTTGGTGTTGAACCAACGACCAAAGTGTCAAGTCTCGATGAAGCTAAGCTTGACGAGATTCGCGCTGCAGTCGGAGAATTCACTGTTGAAGGTGATTTGCGCCGTGACATTCAGATGAATATCAAGCGCTTAATGGATTTGGGTTGTAACCGTGGAATTCGACATCGTCGTAATCTGCCCGTACGCGGACAGAACACGAAGAATAACGCGCGCACCCGTAAAGGTCCTCTGAAGCCTATCAAACGATAA
- the rpmJ gene encoding 50S ribosomal protein L36, translated as MKVRASVKKICRNCKVIRRNGSVRVICATDPKHKQRQG; from the coding sequence ATGAAAGTACGTGCATCCGTAAAGAAGATCTGCCGAAACTGCAAGGTTATCCGTCGCAATGGATCAGTTCGCGTAATTTGCGCAACAGACCCAAAGCATAAGCAGCGTCAAGGGTAA
- the secY gene encoding preprotein translocase subunit SecY, giving the protein MTTQGLPAGMSGKGLGELWARLRFVLLALLVYRIGAHIPVPGINPDQLAAMFERNQDTILSMINMFSGGSLERMSIFALGIMPYISASIIMQLMTVVSPQLEQLKKDGEAGRRKMSQYTRYLTLALAVVQSFAISAGLASQGIAFESSASFYFIAVVTFTTGTMFMMWLGEQITERGIGNGISLLIFAGIVAGLPGAIGQSFESARLGNLSIIALLLIGLFAIAVVAFIVFIERGQRRITINYAKRQQGRKVFQAQSSHLPLKVNMAGVIPPIFASSILLFPASLGNWFGQKEGFEWLQDVALLLGPNQPLYLVMFALAVVFFCYFYTAITFNPKDVAENLKRSGAFIPGIRPGEQTSRYIDGVSARLTFFGALYITAVSLLPQGLVMAANVPFYLGGTSLLIVVVVVMDFMAQVQSHLMSHQYSSLMKKANLK; this is encoded by the coding sequence ATGACCACACAAGGACTACCTGCAGGAATGAGTGGTAAGGGTCTGGGCGAGCTTTGGGCTCGCCTCCGTTTCGTTTTACTGGCTTTGCTGGTTTATCGAATCGGTGCCCATATCCCAGTTCCTGGTATTAATCCGGACCAGTTAGCAGCAATGTTCGAGCGCAACCAAGATACTATCTTAAGCATGATTAACATGTTTTCAGGTGGTTCATTGGAGCGTATGAGTATATTTGCACTCGGCATTATGCCGTATATTAGTGCATCTATTATCATGCAGCTGATGACTGTAGTAAGCCCTCAGTTAGAGCAACTTAAGAAAGATGGTGAAGCAGGGCGTCGCAAGATGTCTCAATACACCCGGTATCTGACCCTTGCACTAGCCGTAGTTCAGTCGTTCGCGATCTCGGCAGGCCTAGCAAGTCAAGGCATCGCTTTTGAATCGAGCGCCAGCTTCTACTTTATCGCTGTCGTTACGTTTACTACAGGCACCATGTTTATGATGTGGCTGGGTGAGCAGATAACAGAGCGCGGTATCGGAAACGGTATTTCTTTGTTGATCTTTGCGGGTATTGTTGCCGGTTTACCAGGCGCGATTGGTCAGAGCTTTGAATCAGCTCGTTTAGGTAACTTGAGCATAATTGCATTACTGTTGATTGGCTTATTTGCTATTGCAGTGGTTGCTTTTATTGTCTTTATCGAACGTGGCCAACGTCGCATTACCATTAATTATGCCAAGCGTCAGCAAGGCCGTAAGGTCTTTCAGGCGCAAAGCAGTCATTTGCCTTTAAAGGTTAATATGGCTGGTGTGATTCCGCCGATCTTTGCATCAAGTATTTTGCTGTTCCCAGCATCACTTGGTAATTGGTTTGGGCAGAAAGAAGGTTTCGAGTGGTTGCAAGATGTAGCTTTATTGCTAGGTCCTAACCAGCCCTTGTATCTCGTAATGTTTGCACTAGCAGTGGTTTTCTTCTGCTATTTCTACACTGCGATTACCTTTAATCCAAAGGATGTTGCAGAAAACTTAAAGCGTAGCGGTGCGTTTATTCCTGGGATTCGTCCTGGTGAGCAAACTTCTCGATACATTGATGGTGTTTCTGCACGTTTAACATTTTTTGGGGCTTTGTATATCACCGCTGTTTCACTCTTACCGCAAGGTTTAGTGATGGCCGCTAACGTACCGTTCTATCTAGGTGGAACTTCGTTATTGATCGTAGTGGTGGTCGTCATGGATTTCATGGCGCAAGTACAGAGTCATCTCATGTCGCATCAGTATTCATCATTGATGAAAAAGGCGAATTTGAAATAA
- the rplO gene encoding 50S ribosomal protein L15, translating to MYLNKLSPAEGSTHAPKRVGRGIGSGLGKTCGRGHKGLKSRSGGSVKAGFEGGQMPLQRRLPKFGFNSRLAGKTAEIRLNELTLIEGDVVTVDALVKADVISHNIQRARVILSGEITKAVTVKGLKVTKGAKAAIEAAGGKVEE from the coding sequence ATGTATTTGAATAAATTAAGCCCAGCAGAAGGTTCTACTCATGCGCCAAAGCGTGTTGGTCGTGGAATTGGTTCTGGCTTAGGCAAAACTTGTGGACGTGGCCATAAAGGCTTGAAATCACGTTCTGGTGGTTCAGTTAAAGCTGGTTTTGAAGGCGGTCAAATGCCTTTACAGCGTCGCTTACCAAAATTCGGTTTTAATTCTCGTCTTGCAGGTAAGACTGCAGAGATTCGTTTGAACGAATTGACGTTAATTGAAGGCGATGTTGTTACAGTTGATGCTCTTGTTAAGGCCGATGTAATCAGCCATAACATCCAGCGCGCTCGCGTAATCCTTTCTGGTGAAATTACTAAAGCTGTTACAGTTAAAGGCTTAAAAGTAACCAAGGGTGCGAAAGCAGCAATTGAAGCAGCAGGCGGTAAGGTAGAGGAATAA
- the rpmD gene encoding 50S ribosomal protein L30 — MAKKTVKVQLFRSPIGAQPKHRASVKGLGLTKMNQVRELEDTPAVRGMINKVHYLVRVVEG, encoded by the coding sequence ATGGCTAAGAAAACAGTAAAAGTTCAATTGTTCCGCAGCCCGATTGGTGCTCAGCCTAAACACCGTGCATCGGTTAAAGGTTTGGGTCTAACCAAAATGAATCAGGTACGCGAGCTTGAAGACACTCCCGCTGTACGCGGTATGATCAACAAAGTGCACTACTTAGTGCGCGTGGTTGAGGGGTAA
- the rpsE gene encoding 30S ribosomal protein S5 — protein sequence MANNDQVQAGGDLQEKLVQVNRVAKVVKGGRIFGFTALTVVGDGEGKVGFGRGKAKEVPVAIQKAMDAARRNMVEVNIVDGTVQYAVTARHGGSKVFMQPASEGTGVIAGGAMRAVLEVAGVHNILAKCYGSTNPANIVRATVKGLSMMRSPEDIAAKRGLSVDEILG from the coding sequence ATGGCGAATAATGATCAAGTTCAAGCTGGCGGCGATCTGCAAGAAAAGTTAGTACAGGTCAACCGTGTAGCAAAAGTAGTTAAAGGTGGCCGTATTTTCGGTTTCACAGCTTTAACGGTAGTAGGTGATGGCGAAGGTAAAGTTGGTTTCGGTCGCGGTAAAGCGAAAGAAGTCCCTGTCGCAATCCAAAAAGCCATGGACGCAGCGCGTCGTAACATGGTTGAAGTTAACATTGTAGACGGCACGGTACAGTACGCTGTAACGGCTCGACATGGTGGTTCTAAGGTGTTCATGCAACCAGCCTCTGAAGGTACTGGTGTAATTGCAGGCGGCGCTATGCGTGCTGTTCTTGAAGTTGCAGGCGTACACAACATCTTGGCTAAGTGTTATGGTTCTACAAACCCAGCTAACATCGTTCGCGCGACTGTTAAAGGTTTGTCCATGATGCGTTCACCTGAAGATATCGCTGCTAAGCGTGGTCTGTCTGTAGACGAGATTCTGGGGTAA
- the rplR gene encoding 50S ribosomal protein L18, translating to MSEKKISRLRRARRSRAKMRELCTNRLSVNRSNQHIYAQIISEDGSKILASASTLDKTLRSDATGNIEAAAKVGTLIAERAKEAGIENVAFDRSGFKYHGRMKALADAAREGGLKF from the coding sequence ATGAGCGAAAAGAAAATTTCCCGTTTACGCCGTGCTCGTCGCAGTCGTGCAAAAATGCGCGAATTGTGTACGAATCGCTTAAGCGTAAATCGGTCAAATCAGCACATTTATGCGCAGATTATCTCAGAAGATGGCAGCAAGATTTTAGCAAGTGCTTCTACTTTGGATAAAACATTGCGTTCTGATGCAACTGGTAATATTGAAGCAGCCGCTAAAGTAGGCACTCTGATTGCAGAGCGCGCTAAAGAAGCTGGTATTGAAAACGTAGCTTTCGACAGATCTGGTTTTAAATACCACGGTCGTATGAAAGCATTGGCAGACGCGGCCCGTGAAGGCGGCCTGAAATTCTAA
- the rplF gene encoding 50S ribosomal protein L6, protein MSRIANSPVTVPAGVEVKLDSESITVKGGKVTLSQAMHPSVEVKKEGDTLTFAARDGGKISRAMSGTMRALVSNMVVGVSAGFEKKLILNGVGYRAKAAGKTLNLTLGFSHPVDYVLPEGVTAETPSNTEIVLKGANKQQLGQAAAEIRAFRPPEPYKGKGVRYADEYVRRKEAKKK, encoded by the coding sequence ATGTCTCGAATAGCAAATTCCCCAGTGACGGTTCCTGCCGGTGTTGAAGTTAAACTTGACAGTGAATCTATTACTGTTAAAGGCGGAAAAGTAACGTTATCGCAAGCGATGCACCCTTCTGTTGAAGTTAAGAAAGAAGGTGACACTCTTACTTTTGCGGCACGTGATGGTGGTAAAATTTCACGTGCAATGTCTGGCACAATGCGCGCGTTAGTCAGCAACATGGTTGTTGGTGTTTCAGCGGGTTTTGAAAAGAAGCTAATCTTAAATGGTGTTGGTTACCGTGCGAAAGCAGCAGGTAAAACACTTAATTTAACGTTGGGTTTCTCTCACCCTGTTGATTACGTATTACCTGAAGGTGTGACAGCCGAAACTCCTAGCAATACGGAAATCGTATTGAAAGGCGCGAACAAGCAACAGCTTGGTCAAGCCGCAGCAGAGATTCGTGCATTCCGTCCGCCAGAGCCATATAAAGGCAAGGGTGTACGCTACGCTGACGAATACGTTCGTCGTAAAGAAGCTAAGAAAAAGTAA
- the rpsH gene encoding 30S ribosomal protein S8, whose product MSMQDTLADMFTRIRNAQRSGHAAVAMPSSKQKTAIADVLKAEGFVAGYTVEGEAKKVMTIELKYFEGKPVIESIQRVSRPGLRQYCSATNLPKVSGGLGIAIISTSKGVMTDRAARAASVGGEVICEVF is encoded by the coding sequence ATGAGTATGCAAGATACGCTTGCGGATATGTTCACACGTATTCGTAATGCACAGCGATCAGGTCATGCTGCTGTTGCAATGCCATCTTCTAAGCAGAAGACAGCTATTGCAGATGTACTAAAGGCAGAAGGTTTCGTAGCTGGTTACACCGTTGAAGGTGAAGCTAAAAAAGTTATGACAATCGAGCTTAAGTATTTCGAAGGCAAGCCTGTTATCGAATCAATTCAGCGTGTATCCCGCCCTGGTTTACGTCAATACTGCAGTGCAACTAATTTGCCTAAAGTATCTGGTGGTTTGGGAATCGCGATCATTTCTACTTCTAAAGGCGTCATGACTGACCGCGCAGCACGTGCTGCAAGCGTTGGTGGTGAAGTCATCTGTGAAGTTTTCTAA
- the rpsN gene encoding 30S ribosomal protein S14: MAKESMKAREAKRTKLVAKYAEKRAALKATIKNPESSAEDVWEAQIALQKLPRDASPVRMQRRCQVTGRPHGVYRKFGLSRNVLREQAMLGNIPGLKKASW; the protein is encoded by the coding sequence ATGGCTAAAGAGAGTATGAAAGCTCGCGAAGCGAAGCGTACCAAGCTAGTTGCTAAGTATGCAGAGAAGCGAGCGGCGCTAAAAGCGACCATAAAAAACCCAGAATCTTCAGCTGAAGATGTATGGGAAGCACAAATTGCACTACAAAAGCTGCCAAGAGACGCAAGTCCTGTTAGAATGCAGCGCCGTTGCCAAGTAACGGGTCGACCACACGGTGTATACCGTAAGTTTGGCCTGTCTCGTAACGTACTCCGTGAACAAGCCATGTTAGGCAACATTCCCGGTCTTAAAAAAGCAAGTTGGTAA
- the rplE gene encoding 50S ribosomal protein L5, with protein sequence MSRLKDLYKSDVVSALQKEFGYKNVMEVPRITKITLNMGVGEAIGDKKQIENAVRDLEAISGQKVVVTNARKSVAGFKIREGWPIGVKVTLRKERMWDFLDRLVDISLPRVRDFRGINPKSFDGRGNYSMGVKEQIIFPEIEYDKVDKLRGMDITITTTANTNDEGRALLKALSFPFKS encoded by the coding sequence ATGTCTAGACTAAAAGATCTATACAAATCTGACGTTGTGTCTGCGCTCCAAAAAGAGTTCGGCTACAAGAACGTTATGGAAGTCCCACGAATCACAAAGATCACCCTTAACATGGGCGTGGGCGAAGCAATCGGTGACAAGAAGCAGATAGAAAACGCAGTGCGTGATCTTGAAGCAATTTCTGGTCAAAAGGTTGTTGTAACAAATGCACGTAAATCAGTTGCTGGCTTCAAAATTCGTGAAGGTTGGCCAATTGGTGTAAAGGTAACTTTACGTAAAGAACGCATGTGGGACTTTTTGGACCGCCTAGTCGATATTTCTTTACCTCGTGTACGTGACTTCCGGGGTATTAACCCTAAGTCATTTGATGGTCGTGGTAACTACAGCATGGGTGTTAAAGAGCAAATTATCTTCCCTGAAATCGAGTATGACAAGGTTGATAAATTACGCGGTATGGATATCACCATCACCACAACTGCAAACACCAATGATGAAGGCCGCGCTCTATTAAAAGCGTTGTCCTTCCCGTTCAAGAGCTAA
- the rplX gene encoding 50S ribosomal protein L24, which translates to MQKLIKGDDVIVIAGKDKGKRGKISAVIFDEKKGDKFLVSGINLVKKNQKPNPQAGVQGGIIEKEAPIAVSNVAIFNPETNKGDRVGFKVEDGKKVRIFKSTKKVIGE; encoded by the coding sequence ATGCAAAAGCTAATAAAAGGCGATGACGTAATTGTTATTGCTGGTAAAGACAAAGGTAAGCGCGGCAAGATTTCTGCTGTGATCTTTGATGAGAAGAAAGGCGATAAGTTTTTGGTATCTGGCATTAACCTTGTCAAGAAAAACCAAAAGCCTAATCCTCAAGCTGGTGTCCAAGGTGGCATCATTGAGAAGGAAGCGCCTATTGCTGTATCTAATGTTGCAATCTTCAACCCAGAAACTAACAAGGGCGACCGAGTTGGCTTCAAAGTAGAAGATGGTAAGAAAGTACGCATCTTTAAGTCCACGAAAAAAGTGATTGGTGAATAA
- the rplN gene encoding 50S ribosomal protein L14, which translates to MDVADNSGAKRVQCIKVLGGSHRRYAHIGDLIKVSVKEAIPRGKVKKGQVMNAVVVRTKKGVRRPDGSVIRFDVNSAVLLNANNAPIGTRIFGPVTRELRTEKFMKIISLAPEVL; encoded by the coding sequence TTGGATGTAGCTGACAACAGCGGTGCTAAACGCGTCCAATGTATTAAAGTTTTGGGTGGCTCACACCGCCGTTACGCTCATATCGGTGACTTGATTAAAGTTTCTGTGAAGGAAGCAATTCCTCGCGGTAAAGTTAAGAAAGGTCAAGTTATGAACGCGGTAGTAGTGCGCACCAAAAAAGGTGTTCGTCGACCGGATGGCTCTGTTATCCGTTTTGATGTAAACTCAGCTGTTCTGCTGAACGCAAACAATGCGCCAATCGGTACCCGTATTTTCGGGCCTGTGACTCGCGAATTGCGTACTGAAAAATTCATGAAAATCATTTCCCTGGCGCCGGAAGTACTATAA
- the rpsQ gene encoding 30S ribosomal protein S17, with protein sequence MSENTARTVTGHVVSDKADKTITVLLERKVKHPIYGKYVKRSTKIQAHDEKNECGLGDTVTVEECRPMSKTKTWRLVSIDERAVRV encoded by the coding sequence ATGTCTGAAAACACAGCTCGTACCGTAACTGGTCACGTAGTCAGCGATAAAGCTGATAAGACAATCACTGTATTGCTAGAGCGCAAAGTAAAACACCCTATTTATGGGAAATACGTTAAGCGTTCTACTAAGATCCAGGCTCATGATGAAAAGAATGAGTGTGGCTTAGGCGATACCGTGACTGTTGAAGAGTGCCGTCCTATGTCTAAAACAAAGACATGGCGGTTGGTTAGTATCGACGAACGCGCAGTTCGCGTTTAA